In Mesorhizobium shangrilense, the following proteins share a genomic window:
- a CDS encoding complex I NDUFA9 subunit family protein encodes MAAMNHRVVTVFGGTGFLGRRVVRHLRDGEFFVRIASRHPERAKKLFGSDDPQLQSVEANIHDERAIADALAGAYGVVNAVSLYVEQGQETFHSVHVESARRVAAQAHRAGVERLAHISGIGSDVASPSLYIRKRGEGELVVRAAFADATIIRPAVMFGPDDAFFTIILKLLRRLPIYPMFGRGLTRLQPAYVGDVAEATARVLQGTETHAITYECGGPRVYSYKEFLRAVAHEAGLKPKLIPIPFAAWHALAWFAEMLPSPPVTRNQVELMQVDNVSSPEMPGFGELGISPYSLEEMLQEILWDH; translated from the coding sequence ATGGCTGCCATGAACCATCGCGTCGTCACCGTGTTCGGTGGAACCGGGTTTCTCGGCCGCCGCGTTGTTCGGCATCTCCGCGATGGTGAGTTTTTCGTTCGGATTGCATCAAGACATCCGGAACGGGCCAAGAAGCTGTTTGGTTCTGATGATCCGCAACTTCAATCGGTCGAAGCCAATATCCACGATGAGCGGGCGATCGCCGATGCACTTGCCGGTGCTTACGGTGTTGTAAATGCGGTCAGTCTTTATGTCGAACAGGGACAGGAGACCTTTCATTCCGTGCATGTCGAGTCAGCTCGGCGGGTTGCAGCCCAAGCACACCGAGCTGGCGTCGAACGGCTCGCTCACATTTCAGGAATCGGCTCCGATGTTGCCTCGCCGTCGCTCTACATCCGCAAGCGTGGCGAAGGCGAACTGGTGGTGCGTGCCGCGTTTGCTGACGCCACTATCATCCGCCCGGCGGTGATGTTCGGACCGGATGACGCGTTTTTCACCATTATCCTCAAACTTCTCCGCCGGCTTCCAATCTATCCGATGTTCGGTCGCGGCCTGACGAGATTGCAGCCGGCCTATGTGGGCGATGTGGCAGAGGCGACCGCAAGAGTGCTGCAGGGGACGGAAACGCATGCGATCACGTATGAGTGCGGCGGTCCTCGCGTCTACTCTTACAAGGAATTTCTCAGAGCCGTTGCGCACGAAGCCGGTCTTAAGCCCAAACTGATTCCAATCCCATTTGCCGCTTGGCACGCGCTGGCTTGGTTCGCCGAAATGCTCCCGAGCCCGCCCGTCACTCGGAATCAAGTGGAACTGATGCAGGTCGACAACGTGTCATCGCCGGAGATGCCGGGATTTGGAGAACTTGGAATTTCGCCGTACTCGCTCGAGGAAATGCTCCAGGAGATATTGTGGGATCACTGA
- a CDS encoding antibiotic biosynthesis monooxygenase family protein produces the protein MPHIRTDNQPVTQITIVNSEPDKQAEALSVMTERARFMARQPGFISISLHRSFDERRIVSYVQWQNRDLLRSAHQSPEFRKEWGHFDQLPDEIDSNLYEVAQVIDSGQ, from the coding sequence ATGCCACACATCCGAACCGACAATCAACCCGTCACCCAAATCACCATCGTCAATTCTGAACCGGACAAGCAGGCCGAGGCATTGTCCGTCATGACCGAGCGGGCGCGCTTTATGGCGCGCCAGCCTGGCTTCATCTCAATCAGCCTGCATCGCAGCTTCGACGAGCGGCGCATCGTCAGCTACGTCCAATGGCAGAATCGCGATCTCTTGCGATCGGCTCATCAATCGCCGGAATTCCGGAAGGAGTGGGGTCATTTCGATCAGTTGCCGGACGAGATCGATTCCAATCTGTACGAGGTAGCCCAGGTGATAGATAGTGGTCAGTAG
- a CDS encoding 4a-hydroxytetrahydrobiopterin dehydratase — protein MTDPLAEKTCTPCRGGVPPLTRDEAQRFQAQAPDWELGDDAHRIQRSFRCRNFRDALALVQEIGELAETEGHHPDISFGWGYVTVSLSTKKIKGLHENDFIMASKIDRVLDRSGRPLDRQQ, from the coding sequence ATGACCGACCCTCTTGCCGAGAAAACATGTACGCCTTGTCGCGGCGGCGTCCCACCGCTCACGCGTGATGAAGCCCAACGCTTCCAGGCACAGGCTCCTGATTGGGAGCTGGGTGACGATGCCCACCGCATCCAGCGGAGCTTTCGATGCCGCAATTTCCGGGACGCGCTCGCCCTTGTTCAGGAGATCGGTGAGCTCGCCGAAACCGAGGGCCATCACCCCGACATCAGCTTCGGCTGGGGTTATGTGACGGTTTCCCTGAGCACCAAGAAGATCAAAGGACTGCACGAGAACGATTTCATCATGGCGAGCAAGATCGATCGGGTGCTCGATCGCTCGGGGCGGCCCCTCGACCGCCAGCAGTGA
- the groL gene encoding chaperonin GroEL (60 kDa chaperone family; promotes refolding of misfolded polypeptides especially under stressful conditions; forms two stacked rings of heptamers to form a barrel-shaped 14mer; ends can be capped by GroES; misfolded proteins enter the barrel where they are refolded when GroES binds), whose translation MSAKEIKFASDARDRMLRGVEILNSAVKVTLGPKGRNVVIDKAYGAPRITKDGVAVAKEIELSDKFENMGAQMVREVASKTNDLAGDGTTTATVLAASILREGAKFVAAGMNPMDLKRGIDLAVAAVVKDVQARARKVKSSDEIAQVGTIAANGDASVGAMIAKAMNKVGNDGVITVEEAKTAETELDVVEGMQFDRGYLSPYFVTNADKMRVELEEPYVLIHEKKLGNLQAMLPILEAVVQSGRPLLIISEDVEGEALATLVVNKLRGGLKVAAVKAPGFGDRRKAMLEDIAVLTAGQMISEDLGIKLENVTIDMLGRAKRVLIEKDTTTIIDGAGEKTGISARIQQIKLQIEETTSDYDKEKLQERLAKLAGGVAVIRVGGATETEVKEKKDRIDDALNATRAAVEEGIVPGGGVALLRARSALNGLTGANADVTAGISIVLRALEAPIRQIAENSGVEGSIVVGKLMDSKDHNQGFDAQTELYVDMIKAGIVDPAKVVRTALQDAGSIAALLITAEAMIADIPRKDAPAMGGAGGMGGMGGMDY comes from the coding sequence ATGTCTGCCAAGGAAATCAAATTCGCTAGCGATGCCCGCGACCGGATGCTGCGCGGTGTCGAGATCCTCAACAGTGCCGTGAAGGTGACGCTCGGCCCCAAAGGCCGCAATGTCGTTATCGACAAGGCCTATGGCGCGCCGCGCATCACCAAGGACGGGGTCGCCGTCGCAAAGGAAATCGAGCTTTCCGACAAGTTCGAGAACATGGGCGCGCAAATGGTGCGCGAAGTGGCCTCGAAGACCAACGACCTCGCCGGTGACGGCACCACCACGGCAACCGTGCTGGCCGCCTCGATCCTGCGCGAGGGCGCCAAATTCGTTGCCGCGGGCATGAACCCGATGGACCTCAAGCGCGGCATCGACCTTGCTGTGGCTGCCGTGGTGAAGGACGTTCAAGCCCGGGCCAGGAAAGTCAAATCTTCGGACGAGATCGCCCAGGTTGGCACGATCGCCGCCAATGGCGACGCGTCCGTCGGCGCAATGATCGCCAAGGCGATGAACAAGGTCGGCAATGACGGCGTGATCACCGTCGAGGAGGCCAAGACCGCCGAGACCGAACTCGATGTCGTCGAAGGCATGCAATTCGACCGCGGCTATCTTTCTCCCTATTTCGTCACCAATGCCGACAAGATGCGCGTCGAGCTGGAAGAGCCCTACGTGCTCATCCACGAGAAGAAGCTCGGCAATCTGCAGGCGATGCTGCCGATCCTCGAAGCGGTGGTGCAGAGCGGCAGGCCGTTGCTGATCATCTCCGAGGACGTCGAAGGCGAAGCGCTGGCGACCCTTGTGGTCAACAAGCTGCGCGGCGGCCTGAAGGTCGCGGCCGTCAAGGCGCCGGGCTTCGGCGACCGTCGCAAGGCCATGCTGGAAGACATTGCGGTGCTCACCGCCGGCCAGATGATTTCCGAGGATCTCGGCATCAAGCTGGAGAACGTCACCATCGACATGCTCGGCCGCGCCAAGCGCGTGCTCATCGAGAAGGATACGACCACGATCATCGACGGCGCTGGTGAAAAGACCGGCATTTCAGCGCGCATCCAGCAGATCAAGTTGCAGATCGAGGAAACGACCTCGGATTACGACAAGGAGAAACTCCAGGAGCGGCTGGCGAAGCTGGCCGGCGGCGTTGCCGTCATTCGCGTCGGCGGCGCGACCGAGACGGAAGTCAAGGAAAAAAAGGACCGCATCGACGACGCGCTGAACGCCACGCGTGCGGCGGTGGAAGAAGGCATCGTGCCCGGAGGCGGTGTGGCGCTGCTGCGCGCCAGGTCGGCGCTTAACGGGCTGACGGGAGCCAATGCCGATGTGACGGCCGGCATTTCGATCGTGCTGAGGGCGCTCGAGGCGCCGATCCGCCAGATCGCCGAGAATTCCGGCGTCGAAGGCTCGATCGTCGTTGGGAAACTCATGGACAGCAAGGATCACAATCAAGGTTTCGATGCTCAGACCGAACTCTACGTCGACATGATCAAGGCCGGTATCGTCGACCCCGCCAAGGTCGTTCGGACGGCCCTGCAGGATGCCGGCTCGATTGCCGCGCTCCTGATCACCGCTGAAGCAATGATCGCGGACATTCCGCGGAAGGATGCGCCCGCTATGGGTGGCGCAGGAGGTATGGGCGGAATGGGCGGAATGGACTACTGA
- the groES gene encoding co-chaperone GroES has protein sequence MKFRPLHDRVVIRRAEGDNKSKGGIIIPDTAKEKPQEGEVIAVGPGSRDESGKLIPLDVKAGDLILFGKWSGTEVKIDGEDLLIMKESDIMGIVEKTKAAKKAA, from the coding sequence ATGAAATTCCGACCACTCCACGACCGCGTCGTCATTCGGCGCGCTGAAGGCGACAACAAATCCAAGGGCGGAATCATCATTCCCGACACCGCCAAGGAAAAGCCTCAGGAAGGCGAAGTGATCGCCGTCGGCCCGGGCTCGCGTGATGAGAGCGGCAAGCTGATCCCGCTCGACGTCAAGGCCGGCGATCTCATCCTGTTCGGCAAATGGTCCGGCACGGAGGTCAAGATCGACGGCGAGGATCTCCTGATCATGAAGGAGAGCGACATTATGGGCATCGTCGAGAAGACCAAAGCGGCCAAGAAAGCCGCCTGA